In Colwellia sp. M166, a genomic segment contains:
- a CDS encoding tyrosine-type recombinase/integrase has product MYREGWLFPGLDPINHMSARQLSRICVKTAKQAGISKKVSMHTLCHSFATHLLEAHVDIRVILYYLGTLN; this is encoded by the coding sequence ATGTATCGTGAAGGTTGGTTGTTTCCAGGACTTGATCCCATTAACCATATGTCGGCTCGACAATTAAGTCGAATTTGTGTCAAAACAGCTAAACAAGCAGGTATTAGTAAAAAAGTATCAATGCATACTTTGTGTCATAGCTTTGCCACTCACTTACTTGAAGCCCATGTTGATATTCGCGTAATACTATATTACTTGGGCACGCTAAATTAG
- a CDS encoding tyrosine-type recombinase/integrase, which produces MLNLKEMKRFLATAAHPKYHAAFSVAYGSGLRVSEVVSLKVSDVDSERMVLRVEQGKGRKDRYAKLSPALLKHL; this is translated from the coding sequence GTGCTGAATCTTAAAGAAATGAAACGCTTCCTTGCCACTGCCGCACACCCAAAATATCATGCAGCATTCTCCGTAGCCTATGGCTCAGGGCTTCGCGTTAGCGAAGTCGTATCACTGAAAGTTAGTGATGTAGATAGTGAGCGTATGGTACTTCGTGTTGAACAAGGTAAAGGAAGAAAAGATAGATACGCTAAGTTATCTCCCGCCTTGCTTAAGCATTTATGA